One genomic region from Nostoc sphaeroides encodes:
- a CDS encoding sensor histidine kinase — MFQATRRRLAIWYTTVTAVLLLLFASGVYLYVRSTLIERIDDTLNHVVEIVERCLTTSRCASTLIFEPINADADKFRINNLETSFRDNTDTLEDDHIDLEWFSPTGELLWSTLSEPLNIPLHANRTGETVPVVKGDNENSKFKTPLITSLPSPLLLRQVTQRVEVGRQVLGYLRVSHPWFEVTKPSRQLIFDLALGIGLMVLSVGASGWFLSGKAMEPVGESYQRLKQFTADASHELRSPITLIQTNVQVALADLDLAETETTNSLQYRQQLKVVERLTQRLGKLVNDLLFLARQDSGISKDIFSPCPLDALLIEVVEEQQLLVPEKKIALSLDLVDPPASETSPELLENWFTLVGNWDQLVRLFTNLIANALHYTPAGGRVKVELARIEGINRVSGLRYTSAQLQVKVIDTGVGIPSVALPRLFDRFYRVDPARTHTTGNTATAGATGSGLGLAIAQAIVEHHQGHIQVESTQGIGTTFTVTLPITLES; from the coding sequence ATGTTTCAAGCTACTCGTCGCCGTCTCGCCATTTGGTATACTACTGTCACTGCTGTATTACTACTACTGTTTGCCAGTGGCGTTTATTTATACGTCCGCAGTACACTTATTGAGCGCATTGACGATACCCTTAACCATGTAGTAGAAATAGTAGAGCGCTGTCTAACAACAAGCCGTTGTGCGTCTACACTGATATTTGAGCCAATTAATGCTGATGCAGATAAATTTCGCATTAATAATCTAGAAACCAGTTTTCGTGATAACACCGACACCTTAGAAGATGACCACATTGACCTAGAATGGTTTAGTCCGACTGGTGAATTACTTTGGTCAACGCTATCTGAACCCTTAAATATTCCCCTTCATGCCAACCGCACTGGTGAAACTGTGCCCGTAGTTAAGGGAGATAATGAAAATTCCAAATTCAAGACGCCATTAATCACGTCTCTACCTTCACCACTGTTATTGCGGCAAGTTACCCAACGGGTGGAAGTGGGGCGGCAAGTATTAGGATATCTGCGTGTTAGTCATCCCTGGTTTGAAGTCACTAAACCCAGTCGCCAGTTAATTTTTGATTTGGCGCTAGGTATTGGGTTAATGGTGCTTTCTGTGGGTGCAAGTGGTTGGTTTCTTTCGGGTAAAGCAATGGAACCTGTAGGCGAGTCTTATCAACGCCTCAAACAATTTACTGCTGATGCTTCTCATGAACTTAGAAGTCCTATTACTTTGATTCAAACAAATGTGCAAGTCGCCCTTGCTGACTTGGATTTAGCAGAGACAGAAACGACTAATTCTTTGCAGTATCGACAACAGTTAAAGGTGGTGGAACGGTTAACGCAGCGTTTGGGTAAGTTAGTTAATGACTTATTGTTTTTAGCACGACAGGATAGTGGTATTAGCAAAGATATCTTTTCACCTTGTCCGCTAGATGCCTTGCTGATAGAAGTGGTTGAAGAACAACAATTGTTAGTCCCTGAAAAAAAAATAGCTCTTTCTCTAGACTTAGTTGATCCTCCAGCTTCCGAAACTAGCCCGGAATTATTGGAAAATTGGTTTACCCTTGTGGGCAATTGGGATCAACTGGTGCGGCTGTTCACAAATTTGATTGCTAACGCCTTGCATTACACACCAGCCGGTGGACGGGTGAAAGTTGAATTGGCGCGGATAGAGGGAATAAATCGCGTTTCTGGACTACGTTATACCAGCGCCCAGTTGCAAGTTAAAGTGATTGATACTGGAGTGGGAATTCCATCAGTTGCACTACCACGCTTGTTTGACCGCTTTTATCGGGTAGATCCGGCACGGACTCATACAACTGGGAATACAGCTACAGCCGGTGCTACTGGTTCAGGATTGGGATTAGCGATCGCTCAAGCTATTGTCGAACATCACCAGGGTCATATTCAAGTTGAAAGCACTCAAGGTATTGGCACTACGTTTACTGTCACTTTACCAATAACTCTTGAGTCTTAA